The Aphelocoma coerulescens isolate FSJ_1873_10779 chromosome 14, UR_Acoe_1.0, whole genome shotgun sequence genome has a window encoding:
- the LOC138118469 gene encoding LOW QUALITY PROTEIN: cytoplasmic phosphatidylinositol transfer protein 1-like (The sequence of the model RefSeq protein was modified relative to this genomic sequence to represent the inferred CDS: inserted 2 bases in 1 codon) — protein sequence MATAREVTASGAAASSVGCWDGSVGGSAASPPLPLPAAPQHELCPRQRRRLRLTPXCWPPCPCHPARVTMLVKEYRICMPLTTEEYRVGQLYTISKHSHQESEKGEGVEVVKNEPHEDPVHGPGQFTEKRVHLSSKLPSWARAVTPRIFYITERAWNYYPYTITEYTCSFLPKFSIYIETKYEDNCGDSENIFHSDKILGDHEVSFLDIAFDEIPERYYRSLEDPRFFSSAKTGRGPLREGWRQHTKPIMCSYKLVSVKFEVWGLQTRVEQFVHKVIRDILLIGHRQAFAWVDEWCDMSLEEVRAFETQMQVATNQKLGNQHP from the exons ATGGCAACGGCTCGTGAAGTCACCGCGAGCGGGGCGGCTGCCTCGAGCGTGGGGTGCTGGGATGGGAGCGTGGGAGGCAGCGCCGCGTCCCCcccgctgccgctgcccgcGGCCCCCCAGCATGAGCTGTGTCCCCGCCAGCGCCGACGCCTCCGCCTGACCCC GTGCTGGCCGCCGTGCCCGTGTCACCCTGCCCGTGTCACCATGCTCGTCAAGGAGTACCGCATCTGCATGCCGCTCACCACCGAGGAG TACCGCGTGGGGCAGCTCTACACCATCAGCAAGCACAGCCACCAGGAGAGCGAGAAGGGCGAGGGCGTGGAGGTGGTGAAGAACGAGCCCCACGAGGACCCCGTCCACGGCCCCGGCCAGTTCACTGAGAAGCGTGTccacctctccag CAAACTGCCAAGTTGGGCACGGGCGGTGACCCCCCGCATCTTCTACATCACCGAGAGGGCCTGGAACTACTACCCCTACACCATCACGG AGTACACG TGCTCCTTCCTGCCCAAGTTCTCCATCTACATCGAGACCAAGTACGAGGACAACTGTGGGGACAGTGAGAAT aTCTTCCACAGTGACAAAATCCTGGGCGACCACGAGGTCTCTTTCCTGGACATCGCCTTCGACGAGATCCCTGAGCGCTACTACCGCAGCCTGGAG gacccccgtTTCTTCAGCTCGGCCAAGACGGGCCGGGGGCCGCTGCGGGAGGGCTGGCGCCAGCACACCAAGCCCATCATGTGCTCCTACAAACTGGTGAGCGTCAAGTTCGAGGTGTGGGGGCTGCAGACGCGGGTGGAGCAGTTTGTGCACAAG GTGATCCGGGACATCCTGCTGATCGGGCACCGGCAGGCTTTTGCCTGGGTGGACGAGTGGTGCG ACATGTCCCTGGAAGAGGTCCGGGCCTTCGAGACTCAGATGCAAGTGGCCACAAACCAAAAGCTGGGGAACCAGCACCCCTAA
- the LOC138118467 gene encoding LOW QUALITY PROTEIN: myeloid-associated differentiation marker homolog (The sequence of the model RefSeq protein was modified relative to this genomic sequence to represent the inferred CDS: deleted 2 bases in 1 codon), whose product KAPLCLLPWAGLRLAARTVAHGGFLPAPAPPQRSASPPFAQPLVNDPPAVAASPSSHPAWWQRQQSRGSSARAARGGWRLLALRPTPLPQHPDKSGCGQHPLPSTARAQSGRSMAVATVNLRAVTSWVGIARLFAVVLSCLTFSLVASTGQFESPYGTWCMFTWCFCFTVTLLVLLLELLELYPLLPLSWDDFTSAFSMLAALMVFTSSVIFPVTFITGPCSSNQCARQAVATTASCLCFLAYAVEVALTRAKPGDISSFLSTVPGLLKVFEAYVACLIFSLLDKYSGEPGLVWCVAVYSICFIITLLIIIFTIGRCLTYIPCPLEKMLVGYNFLALLMYLTTTILWPLYNFRGHSRPDPCNSKCWWNKHLGVTFLTIFNLIAYLVDLIYSTRMVFVRAPP is encoded by the exons AAGGCTCCTTTGTGcctcctgccgtgggcagggctGCGGCTCGCCGCCAGGACGGTGGCACATGGTGGCTTcctgcccgccccggccccaccGCAGCGCTCGGCGTCACCGCCCTTTGCCCAGCCCCTCGTTAATGATCCACCCGCT GTGGccgccagccccagcagccaccCGGCGTggtggcagcggcagcagagccGAGGGTCCTCAGCACGGGCGGCTCGGGGGGGCTGGCGGCTCCTTGCCCTGCGCCCCACTCCTCTTCCCCAGCACCCAGATAAGAGCGGCTGCGGGCAGCACCCACTGCCCAGCACGGCGCGGGCACAGAGCGGCCGGAGCATGGCCGTGGCCACGGTGAACCTCCGCGCCGTGACCTCCTGGGTGGGCATCGCCCGGCTCTTTGCCGTCGTGCTGTCCTGCCTCACCTTCAGCTTGGTGGCCTCCACCGGGCAGTTTGAGAGTCCCTACGGGACGTGGTGCATGTTCACGTGGTGCTTCTGCTTCACTGtgacgctgctggtgctgctgctggagctgctggagctctaCCCCCTGCTGCCGCTCTCCTGGGACGACTTCACCTCAGCTTTCTCCATGCTGGCGGCTCTGATGGTCTTCACCTCCTCGGTGATCTTCCCTGTCACCTTCATCACCGGCCCCTGCAGCAGCAACCAGTGTGCCCGGCAGGCCGTGGCCACCACCGcctcctgcctctgcttccTCGCCTACGCCGTCGAGGTGGCACTGACCCGTGCCAAGCCAGGGGACATCAGCAGCTTCCTCTCCACCGTGCCTGGGCTCCTCAAGGTCTTTGAAGCCTACGTGGCTTGCCTGATCTTCTCCTTACTGGATAAATACAGTGGGGAACCTGGCCTGGTGTGGTGCGTGGCTGTCTACTCCATCTGCTTCATCATCACCCtcctcatcatcatcttcaCCATTGGCCGCTGCCTCACCTACATTCCCTGCCCGCTGGAGAAGATGCTGGTGGGGTACAACTTCCTGGCCCTGCTGATGTACCTCACCACCACCATCCTCTGGCCCCTCTACAACTTCAGGGGACACAGCCGCCCCGACCCCTGCAACAGCAAATGCTGGTGGAACAAGCACCTGGGGGTCACCTTCCTCACCATCTTCAACCTCATCGCCTACTTGGTGGACCTGATCTACTCCACCAGGATGGTCTTTGTCAGGGCACCTCCCTAA
- the LOC138118468 gene encoding cytoplasmic phosphatidylinositol transfer protein 1-like — MTMEEVRRYEQETQEATNELIGLVAPAISVSEVGQPTATHSAPASAPSTPLSDEAPEFLAPPKTRPRKKSAPETLTLPALRERAGAE, encoded by the coding sequence ATGACGATGGAGGAGGTGCGGCGCTACGAGCAGGAGACGCAGGAGGCCACCAACGAGCTCATCGGCCTGGTGGCACCGGCCATCTCGGTCAGCGAGGTGGGGCAGCCCACGGCCACGCACTCGGCCCCTGCCAGCGCCCCCTCCACCCCCCTCAGCGACGAGGCCCCCGAGTTCCTGGCTCCCCCCAAGACTCGCCCGCGGAAGAAGTCGGCGCCGGAGACCCTGACGCTGCCCGCGCTGCGGGAACGCGCTGGCGCCGAGTGA